In one window of Helianthus annuus cultivar XRQ/B chromosome 17, HanXRQr2.0-SUNRISE, whole genome shotgun sequence DNA:
- the LOC110924478 gene encoding uncharacterized protein LOC110924478 — MGFNPLGPEDHYSGDQDMDMDEDPDPAVPPSGIPTHPIEISDESSFHAANYNALHPEGPYGASYQTGYPAYGYQYPPPLQPQPQQQPQQPLVQPPQQQEIIQRLKQVERDVQRERRSRRGLLKGLANLISGKNRRDY; from the exons atgggttttaacccattgggaccagAAGATCATTATTCCGGTGATCAAGACATGGATATGGATGAAGATCCGGATCCTGCCGTGCCACCATCTGGGATACCCACGCATCCCATAGAGATTTCTGACGAATCGTCTTTTCACG CGGCGAACTACAATGCTCTTCATCCTGAAGGGCCCTACGGAGCTTCCTACCAGACTGGATACCCAGCTTATGGGTATCAATACCCACCACCTCTTCAGCCTCAGCCGCAGCAGCAGCCGCAACAGCCACTTGTCCAACCACCGCAGCAGCAGGAGATCATTCAGAGGCTGAAACAAGTGGAGCGGGATGTTCAGAGGGAGCGTAGAAGCCGTCGGGGTCTACTTAAGGGTTTGGCTAATTTAATCTCGGGGAAGAACAGAAGGGATTATTGA